From one Rhodamnia argentea isolate NSW1041297 chromosome 1, ASM2092103v1, whole genome shotgun sequence genomic stretch:
- the LOC115754534 gene encoding uncharacterized protein LOC115754534, whose amino-acid sequence MDRARNNKAQGTERLVPGCLGRMVNLFDLSTGAASKKLLTYKPHFDDPSLTRSQPDVPRMLSPSRRNDMEDKMIISNSRRSSPNKQPNSTPMKMLIAQEMSREMESKHCSPNVVAKLMGLDGLPRQNPDLLADVSPLRNYSSPCLIPQEIPYQSWLQEDTFVHEQDASFKCREIDDYKDIFEVEKISQKTNSAREMSPHMGKYGGKGREKRRMVIQQKFMEAKCQATDEKLNQSKELQDALEVLNSKRVFLLEFIKEPNNLFSKHLQELESTCAPSETKRITVLRPSKMVDNEKYPMTRKKNEHLAKRAEVSQEIRWGKSRSVGSPDYVSHNGADHGSQPTRIVVLKPSLGQTHEIESTSPSSMIPKKLPGENFFEEAEDGDVQLSREVAKEVTHNVRESMKGHRRDETLLSSVFSNGYSGDGSSFNKSEYEFPQQNCSDSEVLSPASRHSWDGINRYDSPLSASSLSCASYSPESTVSREAKKRLSERFMASNKNTREERHIHKTSGTLGEMLALSDTKMSTRREEDGNNIEREPRMSASCLRNKSSEIEEVAESPKSLLRSKSLPVSSMLYSDAIRTRTSDPEASKMHVHKESKEKGLSLSFKGRVSNFFLSRRTRLGKEKSGKCESADDSCGVNGPESSICPRSKSSTHASQYFEENQIEASENSARRGLLNKTTRPMQTVQNENSISEEVGLPVSKPVLGSVGENQDQPSPISVLEPSFEEDASIIYEYPGKQLPVQSLKSNLIDKSPPIGSIARSLSWGDYPERAFLCLSKPSTTYSGSKEEEEDCFGFIEKLLTIPSLDGTGESYSHVSSWHSPHSPLDPSLREKYADVDNDEPLNEAKRRQRRSNRKLIYDCVNAAIVDIAGFGPGECLVDRFCCGPGDLLMEEKSSITADIIWSQIKEWFTKVRSVSGDDEDHNCAVVESAVKEEFVGKGRLGLFRLEVDNLGRDIEGALLEVLVAEALSDLVVSVC is encoded by the exons ATGGATAGAGCTCGGAATAACAAAGCTCAAGGCACTGAGAGATTAGTTCCAGGATGCCTGGGAAGAATGGTGAACCTTTTTGATTTAAGCACGGGAGCAGCTTCGAAGAAGCTTCTCACATATAAACCACATTTTGATG ATCCTTCACTCACAAGGAGTCAACCAGATGTGCCAAGAATGTTAAGTCCATCTCGTCGAAATGACATGGAGGACAAAATG ATCATCTCGAACTCGAGGAGAAGTTCACCTAACAAACAACCAAACTCCACGCCCATGAAGATGTTAATTGCACAAGAAATGTCTCGAGAAATGGAGTCTAAGCATTGTTCACCTAATGTGGTGGCGAAGTTGATGGGCCTTGATGGCCTTCCACGTCAAAATCCTGATTTACTTGCAGATGTAAGCCCGTTGAGAAACTACTCGTCACCTTGTTTAATTCCACAAGAAATACCATATCAAAGTTGGCTGCAAGAAGATACATTTGTGCACGAGCAGGATGCATCTTTTAAATGCCGAGAAATCGATGATTACAAAGacatttttgaagtagaaaagaTATCTCAGAAGACAAATTCTGCAAGAGAAATGTCACCACATATGGGAAAGTATGgtggaaaaggaagagagaagagaaggatGGTCATTCAGCAGAAGTTCATGGAAGCAAAATGCCAAGCAACTGACGAAAAACTTAACCAGTCGAAAGAGTTGCAAGATGCATTGGAGGTTTTGAATTCCAAGAGAgtgtttttgcttgaatttattAAGGAACCCAATAATCTCTTTTCGAAGCATCTCCAGGAATTGGAGTCTACTTGTGCCCCTTCTGAGACAAAGCGCATCACTGTTCTTAGACCATCTAAGATGGTTGACAATGAGAAATATCCCATGACGAGAAAGAAGAATGAACATCTGGCAAAGAGAGCTGAGGTTTCCCAAGAGATTAGATGGGGTAAAAGTAGATCTGTTGGTTCCCCCGATTATGTCAGTCATAATGGCGCTGACCATGGTTCTCAACCAACTCGAATCGTGGTTTTGAAGCCTAGTCTTGGCCAAACTCATGAAATTGAGTCTACATCGCCATCTTCCATGATACCAAAAAAGTTGCCTGGCGAGAATTTCTTTGAGGAAGCTGAAGATGGTGATGTGCAATTATCAAGAGAAGTGGCCAAGGAGGTTACTCATAATGTCCGTGAAAGTATGAAGGGACACCGTAGAGATGAAACACTGCTATCTTCTGTTTTCTCGAATGGCTATAGTGGTGATGGCAGTTCATTTAATAAATCGGAATATGAGTTTCCACAACAGAATTGCAGTGATTCAGAAGTCTTGTCACCTGCTTCGAGGCATTCTTGGGACGGCATCAATAGGTATGATAGCCCCCTTTCGGCTTCTTCGTTGAGTTGTGCATCTTACTCGCCCGAATCAACAGTTTCAAGAGAAGCAAAAAAACGTCTCTCTGAAAGGTTTATGGCATCTAATAAGAATACTCGTGAAGAAAGACATATTCACAAAACCTCTGGCACCTTGGGTGAGATGCTTGCGCTTTCTGACACAAAGATGTCAACTAGAAGAGAGGAAGACGGCAACAATATTGAGCGGGAACCAAGGATGTCAGCTTCCTGCTTAAGGAATAAGTCGTCTGAAATCGAAGAAGTTGCCGAGTCACCAAAGAGTCTTCTGAGATCAAAATCTCTCCCTGTATCCTCAATGTTGTACAGTGATGCAATCAGAACTCGAACTTCAGATCCTGAGGCATCCAAAATGCATGTTCACAAGGAATCTAAGGAAAAAGGTCTGAGTTTGTCGTTCAAGGGAAGGGTTTCCAATTTTTTCTTATCTAGGAGGACAAGATTGGGCAAAGAAAAATCTGGTAAATGTGAATCTGCTGATGATTCTTGTGGTGTAAATGGTCCAGAATCTTCTATCTGTCCTCGTAGCAAGTCCAGCACCCATGCTTCTCAATATTTTGAAgagaatcaaattgaagcttctgAAAATTCCGCTCGACGTGGACTTCTGAACAAAACTACTCGTCCCATGCAAACAGTGCAAAACGAAAACAGTATCTCTGAAGAG GTTGGATTGCCTGTATCAAAGCCTGTTCTGGGAAGTGTTGGTGAGAACCAGGACCAGCCAAGCCCAATATCAGTTTTAGAGCCATCTTTTGAAGAAGATGCTAGTATAATTTATGAATATCCTG GGAAACAACTGCCGGTCCAGTCTCTTAAGTCTAATTTGATTGACAAGTCACCTCCTATTGGATCTATAGCCCGGTCTCTTTCCTGGGGAGATTATCCAGAAAGAGCATTTCTTTGTCTGTCAAAACCCTCCACGACTTATTCTGGTTccaaggaggaagaggaagattgTTTCGGCTTCATTGAAAAGCTGTTAACTATACCTAGCCTAGATGGCACAGGGGAATCCTACTCCCATGTTTCAAGTTGGCATTCACCTCATAGCCCATTGGATCCATCACTGAGGGAAAAGTATGCAGATGTGGACAACGACGAACCTTTAAATGAGGCTAAGAGAAGGCAAAGAAGATCGAACAGGAAGCTCATATATGACTGTGTCAATGCAGCGATTGTAGACATTGCTGGCTTCGGGCCAGGGGAGTGCCTAGTAGACAGGTTCTGTTGTGGGCCTGGAGATTTGCTCATGGAGGAGAAATCATCTATCACGGCTGACATAATTTGGAGCCAGATTAAGGAGTGGTTTACTAAGGTCCGGAGTGTGTCCGGAGACGATGAGGACCACAACTGCGCGGTTGTGGAGAGTGCTGTGAAGGAAGAGTTTGTCGGGAAAGGTCGGCTTGGACTTTTCAGATTGGAAGTCGATAATTTAGGGAGGGACATAGAAGGGGCATTGCTGGAAGTGCTTGTGGCTGAGGCTCTTTCTGATTTGGTAGTTAGTGTCTGTTGA